One window of Gloeothece citriformis PCC 7424 genomic DNA carries:
- a CDS encoding ATP-binding cassette domain-containing protein translates to MTNPSGSKTVLSSNPYLILNNQGEILPSFNLIGSYHTLGRDPQQVDLVVPPSWTVMSRFQACLRKVGNSYYIYDGDGTNPSANKLFINNTIITPTEGHQLQNGDEIKVGQNPQNWVIITYYDPSSAHLAKKPSQHSISLKNRSVLLGRDPTATLQLDAPTVSRRHATIDLDAQGRYVIHDYSTNGVFVNGQKVSGAAFLPPGATLRIVPYTFVLQGDDLVLVDQGENIRLDAEKLLRIVEDKKKRKITILNNISLPIEPGQFVALVGGSGAGKSTLLRTLLGIEPTTSGTVYLNGEDLRKNFNIYRTQIGYVPQFDIVHKDLTVGEVLFYAAKLRLPPDIDIEQVMEKTLKQVELSERRDTLVKDLSGGQLKRVSIGVELLADPKLFFLDEPTSGLDPGLDKKMMQLLAKLSKEGRTVILVTHATTNITLCDRLVFLGRGGNLCYFGTPQEAPQFFKVNKNDFADIYIQLESQESVIKEADRFRQSNSYQDYIEKRLSQVAPETSSNPDKVSHPFLQQLWILTSRYFKLLIRDRISLILSLLTAPIGISLITLAVRNQDPLIIPDTNEFELVSKAAPLALKVLFVFTSAALWVGLSSSLQEIVKESEIYKRERLVNLRLLSYLGSKILILCGLGLVQTLLISLVILIGFKSPNPELIPWAIGMSITTYLTLLASMSLGLMISAGVKNSTQANNALPILLLPQIIFSGVLFEIQGNLTKFISWLMISRWSIGAYGVLVKIKSMIDRAREINPNEDLMTLPFEDINNVYVENWKNLSLNWGILLLHSLIYLGVTYWLQKRKDIL, encoded by the coding sequence ATGACTAACCCATCAGGCAGTAAAACAGTTCTGAGTAGTAATCCGTATCTTATTCTCAATAACCAAGGAGAAATTTTACCCTCTTTTAATCTCATTGGCTCTTATCATACCCTAGGTCGAGATCCTCAGCAAGTGGATTTAGTTGTTCCTCCTTCTTGGACAGTCATGAGTCGTTTTCAAGCTTGCTTGCGTAAGGTAGGAAATAGTTATTATATTTATGATGGGGATGGAACTAACCCCAGTGCTAATAAGTTATTTATCAATAATACAATTATTACTCCCACTGAAGGTCATCAGTTACAAAATGGAGATGAAATTAAAGTCGGTCAAAATCCTCAAAACTGGGTAATCATTACCTATTATGATCCAAGTAGTGCCCATCTGGCTAAAAAACCCTCTCAACATTCTATTTCTCTTAAGAATCGTTCTGTCCTTTTAGGGAGAGATCCTACGGCCACTTTACAACTTGATGCGCCTACTGTATCTCGTCGTCATGCCACGATCGATCTCGATGCTCAGGGAAGATATGTCATTCATGATTATAGCACTAATGGGGTCTTTGTTAATGGGCAAAAAGTGAGCGGAGCGGCTTTTCTTCCTCCTGGTGCAACGCTCAGAATTGTCCCTTATACTTTTGTTTTACAAGGGGATGATTTAGTTTTAGTTGATCAAGGGGAAAATATTCGTCTAGATGCGGAAAAACTCCTGCGAATTGTAGAAGATAAGAAAAAGCGAAAAATCACTATCTTAAATAATATTTCTCTGCCTATTGAACCCGGACAGTTTGTCGCGTTGGTGGGGGGAAGTGGCGCGGGTAAGTCCACTTTATTACGCACTTTGTTAGGGATAGAACCGACCACATCCGGCACAGTTTATCTCAATGGAGAGGATTTAAGAAAGAATTTTAATATTTATCGGACGCAAATCGGATATGTTCCTCAATTTGATATTGTTCATAAAGATTTAACCGTCGGGGAAGTTTTATTTTATGCGGCTAAATTACGTCTTCCTCCCGATATTGATATTGAACAAGTGATGGAAAAAACTCTCAAACAAGTTGAACTCTCTGAACGACGAGATACGTTAGTTAAAGATCTCAGTGGGGGACAATTAAAGCGGGTGAGTATCGGGGTAGAATTATTAGCTGATCCTAAATTATTCTTCCTTGATGAACCTACCTCTGGACTTGATCCAGGGTTAGACAAAAAGATGATGCAATTGTTAGCTAAATTGTCAAAAGAAGGACGGACAGTTATTCTCGTCACTCATGCTACTACCAATATTACATTATGCGATCGCCTCGTTTTTTTGGGAAGAGGAGGAAATTTATGTTACTTTGGAACGCCTCAAGAAGCCCCTCAATTTTTTAAGGTTAATAAGAATGATTTTGCTGATATTTATATTCAATTAGAAAGTCAAGAATCGGTCATTAAAGAGGCAGATCGATTTCGTCAATCGAACTCTTATCAAGATTATATTGAAAAACGTCTCAGTCAAGTTGCTCCTGAAACTTCCTCAAATCCCGATAAAGTTAGTCATCCATTTTTACAGCAATTATGGATTTTAACAAGTCGATATTTTAAATTACTGATTAGAGATAGAATCAGTTTAATTTTATCCTTATTAACTGCTCCTATTGGCATTAGTTTAATTACCTTAGCCGTTCGGAATCAAGATCCTTTAATAATTCCTGATACGAATGAGTTTGAATTAGTCTCAAAAGCTGCTCCTTTAGCCCTAAAAGTTCTCTTTGTATTTACCAGTGCTGCTTTATGGGTGGGATTATCAAGTTCCTTACAGGAAATTGTTAAAGAATCTGAAATTTATAAGCGAGAAAGATTAGTTAACTTACGATTACTTTCCTATTTAGGCTCTAAAATTCTTATTCTTTGTGGATTAGGATTAGTCCAAACTTTATTAATCTCTCTGGTCATTTTAATCGGATTTAAATCCCCAAATCCGGAGCTTATTCCTTGGGCGATCGGAATGTCTATTACTACCTATTTAACTTTATTGGCTTCCATGAGTTTAGGATTAATGATTTCCGCAGGAGTTAAAAATAGTACCCAAGCGAACAATGCTTTACCGATTTTATTGTTGCCTCAAATTATTTTTTCTGGAGTATTATTTGAAATTCAAGGCAACCTCACTAAATTTATTTCTTGGTTAAT